ATGCTCGCAACTGTATCTTGGCGCGGCGATTGGTCGAACAGGGCGTGCGGTTTGTGCAGGTCTTCAACGGGGCTTATCAAACCGGCGGCGAAGGTGTCAGCAACTGGGACGGGCACAAGGCGTTGGAACAACAGTACAGCAAACATGGTCCGGTGTTGGATCAGCCGACCGCGGCGCTGGTCCGCGATATGAAACAACGAGGTCTGTTGAAGGACACGCTGATCGTGTGGTGTACCGAATTCGGTCGGATGCCGACGTTTCAAGCCGGTGCCAGCGGCCGCGATCACAATCCCGATGGCTTCACCGCGTGGATGGCCGGTGCGGGCGTGAAGGCGCCGTACACTTACGGAGCGACCGATGAGTTTGGGCACAAGGCGGTCGAAAAAGTTGCCACCGTCTACGACTTTCACGCCACGATCCTGCATATACTAGGGCTCGATCACGAGCGGCTGACCTTCTACCACAATGGAATCGAACGCCGTTTGACCGATGTTCACGGACACGTCATCAAGGAAGTGCTCTCCTGAGCCAGCTCGATCGCCGCGTCTGTATTCCCTTCCAAACGCGGTGTTCGAACTGAGATGACCAAAACGAAAACCCTCTTGCTGCTGCTGATCGCCAGCCTCATCATCACCTGTTCCCCACGTCCGGCCAACGCGGCTGATCGACGTACCGAAAACGTGGTCCTGATTTCGATCGATGGGCTGCGTTGGCAGGATCTCTTTTCCGGAGCCGACGCGCGATTGATGAACCGCGACGACGGCGGCGTCCGCGAACTCGATCCGCTTCGCCAGCGGTTTGACGCCAGTACGCCCGAAGCGCGTCGCGCTCGCTTGATGCCCTTCTTCTGGAGCGTGATTGCCAAGCAGGGGCAGGTCTACGGCGACGTCAACGCGGGAAGCGTCGTCCGCGTCACCAACGGTCGCTACTTTTCATATCCCGGATACAGCGAACTGTTGTGTGGTTTTGGCGACGAGACGATCGATTCGAATGCCAAGCGGCCGAACAAAAACGTCAGCGTTCTCGAGTGGCTCAACGGCAAGCCCGCGTATCGCGATCGCATCGCCGCGTTTGGTTCTTGGGATGTCTTTCCCTTCATCTTGAACCAGCAACGCAGCGAGATCTATGTCAATGCCGGCTGGCAGGACTTGGATGTCATTGGCAACGAAAGGGAACTGGCTCAGTGGAACCTGTTGTCGAACAGTCTGCCTCGCTATTGGAGCAGCGTGCGATACGATGCTTTCACCGCACGGGGCGCGTTGGAATACTTGAAAGTCAAACAGCCGCGAGTGCTCTACGTCGCCTTGGGCGAAACCGACGACTGGGCTCACGATGGTCGGTACGATCAATATCTCGACGCTGCGTTGCGATCGGATCGGGCGATCGAACAACTGTGGAACACGTGCCAGAAGATCGACCAATACCGCGACAAGACGACCTTCATCATAACCACCGATCATGGCCGCGGCGACGATCGCGTCGGTTGGAAGAGCCACGGGGCGTCGATCCCCGGATCGGAATTCATCTGGATCGCCGTGTTGGGCCCCGATACGCCGCCGTTGTCGAAACCATCGACCGCGGAGTTGACGCAGGCGCAAGTTGCGGCGACCGTTGCCGCGGCGTTGGGCGAAGATTTTACCACCAGCGACAACCGAATCGCCAAGCCATTGACCAAGGCGTTTGACGTCTCTCCGTAGCCGAGAAGCAAGCGTTGCGACGGTGCGAGCCCAAATCAGCCGTCACGCGTTAGCGTCCGGTTCCCTCGGACAATCGGACGCTAACGCGTGGCGGCTGATTTCTCAAATTGGCGCCGGTTCGCCCGGCGCGACGGTGGCGAAATTTGTAACGCCGCCGCTGAATTGGGTTACGATGGGAGGGGGGAACATCGTGTTGGTAAAGGGGACGATTGATGCGCAGCCGAAAACGGTTTATGTCGCTTGTCGCAGGGGGCACCCTCGCGTTGGCGGTGCCGTTGTGCGGAGCGATGCTTGCGCAGCGTATGTTTCCCGAGGCGCGGTTCCAACATCTGCCGCTCCATTCGCTGTTGGAAGCGACGGGCGGTTTGATCGCGATCGCGATCGCCAGCATCTTGATCGTCGAACGGGCGCGACGCGAAAACAACCGGCACTACCCGGTGATGGCCGCCGCGCTGATTTCGATGGGCGTGTTGGATCTGTTCCAAGCCGGCGTTGCGGTCGGCGATAACTTTATTTGGCTGCACAGCGTAGGGACGTGTCTGGGCGGTGTCGTCTTTGCCTTGGTTTGGTATCGCACCTGGTTGCAGAAGCACGGTGCGCGGTGGATGCCCAGCATCGCATTGGCCGCCAGCGTGAGCCTGGGGACACTGAGTTGTTTGTTCGCGGCGTCGTTGCCGACCATGATCTGGGCCGATCAGTTTACGCTGGCGCCACGATTGCTGAACGGGATCGGCGGGCTGGGCTTTCTGATCGCCTGCGGCTTCTTTACCCGTCGGTTTTATCTGGCCGGACGCTACGAAGACTGGCTGTTCCTGTCCTGCACTCTGATGCTCGGAACCGCAGCGATCTTATTCGGACTCTCGACGCTATGGGATGCCACGTGGTGGTGGTGGCATCTGCTGCGGATCTTCGCCTATGCTGCCGCCCTGGCCTACGCGATGCAGGTCTTTTTTCGGACCGAAACCGAATTGATCCAGTTGAACCGTCAGTTAGTTGTTTCGAACAAGACGCTCGATGAAAGCGTTCGATCGACGACAGCCGATCTGCATGTGGCGCATCGCGAGCTGGCCAAGCACCAGCATCTGTTGAGCACGTTGGTCGAAAACATCCCCGACCCCGTCTTCTTCAAGGATCTCGAAGGTCGCTTTTTTCGAGCCAACCAGGCGATGGCTTCCAGTTGCGGATTGGAGAGTCCCGAAGCGATGTTGGGCAAGACCGATGCCGATATCTGGACAACGGAATTCGCACAGCAGACCGATGTCGACGAACAAGCGATCATCCGCAGCGGCAAGCCGTTGATCAACAAAGAGGAGTTGTTGGTCCGCCCCGATGGCCGACAGCGATGGGTGCTGGTGACCAAGATGCCGCTGAAGGATGAGACGGGCAACGTGGTCGGAACCTGTGGGATCGCACGCGACATCACCGAACGCAAGCACCAGGAGGAACGCATCTCGCGGATCAATCATCAGCTGGAACACCTCAACGAAGAGCTGCTGACCAGCGAGAAACGCTACCGCGGGCTGGTCGATCATTCTCCCGAAGCGATCTTGATGCTCGATCTCGAGTCGCAATTGTTCGTCGATGGCAACGACAGTGCGCTGAAGATCTTTGGGATCACGCGAGAGCAATTGCTGCGATCGCGCCCCAACGATCTCAGCCCGCCGCTGCAACCCG
Above is a genomic segment from Rosistilla ulvae containing:
- a CDS encoding alkaline phosphatase family protein, with amino-acid sequence MTKTKTLLLLLIASLIITCSPRPANAADRRTENVVLISIDGLRWQDLFSGADARLMNRDDGGVRELDPLRQRFDASTPEARRARLMPFFWSVIAKQGQVYGDVNAGSVVRVTNGRYFSYPGYSELLCGFGDETIDSNAKRPNKNVSVLEWLNGKPAYRDRIAAFGSWDVFPFILNQQRSEIYVNAGWQDLDVIGNERELAQWNLLSNSLPRYWSSVRYDAFTARGALEYLKVKQPRVLYVALGETDDWAHDGRYDQYLDAALRSDRAIEQLWNTCQKIDQYRDKTTFIITTDHGRGDDRVGWKSHGASIPGSEFIWIAVLGPDTPPLSKPSTAELTQAQVAATVAAALGEDFTTSDNRIAKPLTKAFDVSP